A part of Longimicrobium sp. genomic DNA contains:
- a CDS encoding helix-turn-helix domain-containing protein: MLIRTMPDLAGFARDRRKQLRWSQTELAEKLGTSRSWVSDMEHGKETAEIGLILKALRILGLLVELRESYVERDGQATQKGEYRPMVGKLIARSIRSDVVREPGEGRPLLTRGGKSLSASRGARKPPRRLS, encoded by the coding sequence ATGCTGATCCGAACCATGCCGGATCTCGCCGGTTTTGCGCGAGATCGTCGAAAACAGCTGCGCTGGTCTCAGACTGAGCTCGCGGAGAAGCTTGGGACTTCGCGCTCGTGGGTGTCAGACATGGAGCATGGAAAGGAGACAGCAGAGATCGGCCTCATCCTGAAGGCGCTACGGATTCTCGGGCTGCTGGTCGAGTTGCGGGAGTCGTATGTGGAGCGCGACGGACAGGCGACCCAGAAGGGAGAGTATCGACCCATGGTCGGGAAGCTCATTGCCCGGAGCATCCGGAGTGACGTCGTACGCGAGCCCGGAGAAGGCCGCCCTTTGCTCACACGGGGTGGAAAGAGCCTTTCAGCCTCACGCGGAGCGCGCAAGCCGCCGCGCCGGCTGAGCTGA
- a CDS encoding type II toxin-antitoxin system HipA family toxin codes for MPRELIVLMAGQMLGTLSQNSRGDLALTYAPEWRDHPDSYALSLSMPLASRTHGDSVVRPYLEGLLPDSQGVLERWARQLHTSARNPFGLLAHMGEDCAGAVQIVPADRLESLLAPSRDSVRWLSEAEVAKRLRDLVENHGTGRDSSDRGYFSLAGAQPKTVLTLEGGRWGVPSGAVPSTHILKPPALDLDGFAINEHLCLTLVDELGLWTTKSEVHSFDGETTIVVERYDRRRVGDRVVRVHQEDLCQAMSVPPTLKYEADGGPGAPESVTLLIEHSTDPESDVGTFLDALALNWAISGTDAHAKNFSILIGPGEAGLAPLYDIASALPYPAWIHPRKAKLAMRVGREYQIGKISRRHWVEFAARADLDADPVVERVRALIGAIPDATMRAVARVRGEGIEHEILNEMESKLIAHAHGCLRRMEKVGD; via the coding sequence ATGCCGCGCGAGCTGATTGTGCTGATGGCCGGGCAGATGCTCGGAACGCTGAGCCAGAACTCCCGCGGCGACCTGGCCCTCACGTACGCCCCGGAGTGGCGGGACCATCCCGATTCGTACGCGCTCTCCCTCTCGATGCCCCTCGCCAGCCGTACGCACGGCGACAGCGTCGTCCGGCCGTACCTGGAAGGGCTGCTTCCAGACAGCCAGGGTGTTCTTGAGCGCTGGGCGCGGCAGCTCCACACTTCCGCGCGCAACCCGTTCGGGCTGCTCGCGCACATGGGTGAAGACTGTGCCGGGGCCGTACAGATCGTGCCGGCGGACCGCCTCGAAAGCCTGCTCGCGCCGAGCCGCGACTCCGTGCGATGGCTGAGCGAAGCGGAAGTCGCGAAGCGGTTGCGCGACCTCGTGGAGAACCATGGAACCGGGCGCGACTCCAGCGACCGGGGCTACTTCAGCCTGGCCGGCGCCCAGCCGAAGACCGTGCTCACCCTGGAGGGAGGTCGCTGGGGTGTTCCATCGGGCGCGGTACCATCCACGCACATTCTGAAGCCACCCGCGTTGGATCTGGACGGCTTCGCCATCAACGAGCATCTGTGCCTCACCCTTGTCGATGAGCTGGGGCTGTGGACGACGAAATCCGAAGTGCACTCGTTCGATGGCGAGACCACCATCGTGGTGGAGCGGTACGACCGCAGACGCGTGGGGGATCGCGTGGTGCGCGTGCACCAGGAGGATCTGTGTCAGGCCATGTCCGTGCCGCCGACCCTGAAATACGAGGCCGATGGTGGGCCCGGCGCCCCCGAGTCGGTGACGCTGCTGATCGAGCACTCCACGGATCCCGAGAGCGACGTGGGTACGTTCCTCGATGCGCTGGCATTGAACTGGGCGATCAGCGGAACCGACGCACACGCCAAGAACTTCTCCATCCTGATCGGTCCCGGCGAGGCCGGTCTCGCCCCGCTTTACGACATCGCCAGTGCGCTGCCGTATCCTGCCTGGATCCATCCCCGGAAGGCGAAGCTTGCCATGCGCGTGGGGCGGGAGTACCAAATCGGGAAGATCTCTCGCCGCCACTGGGTAGAGTTCGCCGCGCGCGCCGACCTCGACGCTGATCCGGTGGTCGAGCGCGTCAGGGCGCTGATCGGCGCGATTCCCGACGCGACCATGCGGGCCGTGGCTCGAGTCCGCGGCGAGGGCATCGAACACGAAATTCTCAACGAGATGGAGTCGAAGCTCATCGCCCACGCGCATGGGTGCCTGCGGCGCATGGAAAAGGTGGGGGACTGA